A genomic segment from Nocardiopsis sp. Huas11 encodes:
- a CDS encoding tyrosine-type recombinase/integrase, whose product MASREGSTFKRCGCRDEETGKALGVKCPKLKRSGGGWNPAHGAWAFQYELPLTLQGGRRQARRVGLASHDQAREGLDHVKALIGLAEKDPVVEAQIADLVQKALKQRRPLPEVEEVRRRVAMSVDVRTEPPTVAAWLAEWLDGKPDLAEGTRASYAGHIRKYLVPHLGRLRLDKLQARHVETMFAQIEEANTRILECRESDDPRVSASVRGQRVISLSTKHRIRATLRSALTDAVRNPEVAVTVNVASHARLPSCPRKKPLAWTPDRVRQWKADGTVPGEVMVWAPDQTRAFLEHAKKYRWLYPLFHLIAAKGLRRGEAVGLPWSNTRLTDGQVDIRIQVVQLAWETVTSTPKSAAGQRTITLDADTVRVLRAWKRFQNEARLKAGKEWVDSGLVFTRQDGSPWHPAQVSDWFLRISRAAGLPPITLHGLRHGAASLSLAAGTDVKVVSAELGHATTHFTQDTYQTVFPDVAKAAAEATAALLRGGPVRVKTQVP is encoded by the coding sequence ATGGCATCGCGTGAGGGGTCCACGTTCAAACGGTGCGGGTGCCGTGACGAGGAGACCGGGAAGGCGTTGGGGGTGAAGTGCCCGAAGCTGAAAAGGAGCGGTGGCGGCTGGAACCCAGCGCATGGGGCGTGGGCGTTCCAGTACGAGCTCCCTTTGACCTTGCAGGGTGGGCGCCGTCAGGCCCGGCGGGTCGGGCTCGCCTCCCACGACCAGGCCCGGGAAGGGTTGGACCATGTTAAGGCGCTGATCGGCCTGGCGGAGAAGGACCCGGTGGTCGAGGCCCAGATCGCGGATCTGGTGCAGAAGGCGTTGAAGCAGCGCCGCCCGCTCCCGGAGGTGGAGGAGGTACGCCGGAGGGTCGCGATGTCGGTGGACGTGCGCACCGAACCACCCACCGTTGCCGCGTGGCTGGCCGAGTGGTTGGACGGCAAACCCGACCTCGCGGAGGGGACCCGGGCCTCCTACGCAGGGCATATCCGCAAGTACCTCGTCCCGCATCTGGGCCGGCTGCGGTTGGACAAGCTCCAGGCCCGCCACGTCGAGACGATGTTCGCCCAGATTGAGGAGGCCAACACCCGCATCTTGGAGTGCCGCGAGTCCGACGACCCCAGGGTGAGCGCGTCGGTGCGCGGGCAGCGGGTGATCTCGCTGTCCACCAAGCACCGGATCCGCGCCACGCTGCGCAGTGCGTTGACGGACGCGGTGCGCAATCCGGAGGTGGCGGTGACGGTGAACGTCGCTTCCCACGCCCGGTTGCCTTCGTGTCCGAGGAAGAAACCTTTGGCCTGGACACCGGACCGGGTGCGCCAGTGGAAGGCGGACGGCACCGTGCCGGGCGAGGTGATGGTCTGGGCGCCCGACCAGACCCGCGCCTTCCTCGAACACGCGAAGAAGTACCGGTGGCTGTATCCGCTGTTCCACCTGATCGCCGCCAAAGGACTCCGACGCGGTGAAGCGGTCGGGCTGCCCTGGTCCAACACCCGGCTGACCGACGGGCAGGTCGACATCCGCATCCAGGTGGTCCAACTCGCGTGGGAAACCGTCACCTCGACCCCGAAGAGCGCGGCGGGTCAGCGCACCATCACCCTGGACGCCGACACGGTGAGGGTGCTGCGGGCCTGGAAGCGGTTCCAGAACGAGGCGCGCCTCAAGGCGGGGAAGGAGTGGGTGGACAGCGGGCTGGTGTTCACCCGCCAGGACGGTTCGCCGTGGCATCCGGCGCAGGTCAGTGACTGGTTCCTGCGCATCTCCCGGGCGGCGGGGCTTCCGCCGATCACGCTGCACGGGCTGCGCCACGGGGCCGCCTCGCTCAGCCTGGCGGCCGGCACGGACGTGAAGGTGGTCTCGGCAGAGCTCGGCCACGCCACGACCCACTTCACCCAGGACACCTACCAGACCGTGTTCCCGGACGTGGCCAAAGCGGCGGCGGAGGCCACGGCGGCGCTCCTGCGAGGCGGGCCGGTTCGGGTGAAGACGCAGGTGCCGTAG
- a CDS encoding winged helix-turn-helix domain-containing protein, producing MTSHRSATHTRERILAALGMFTEPVCVTELAEAVEMGRSTITKHLNSLEKEGAATRTPGGREGRRRLPDHWTLSTSTTTGTDLAPGTEPEDGHHDTGAGPDEFDADEAPTTPTAPAVTRSEAPVPISPQRPAVALVAAHRLGGGEAGAVNPVSGTNRLAPGELKLMVQAILDSDPALEFGATQISHLLQGRSIGAVQNNLARLVAEGAAALTRERPRRYRTTKATAPNAN from the coding sequence ATGACCTCGCACCGCTCGGCCACCCACACCCGCGAGCGCATCCTGGCCGCGCTGGGCATGTTCACCGAACCGGTCTGCGTCACCGAACTGGCCGAGGCCGTCGAAATGGGCCGCTCGACCATCACCAAGCACCTCAACAGCCTGGAGAAGGAAGGCGCCGCTACCCGGACCCCGGGCGGCCGTGAGGGCAGGCGGCGCCTGCCCGACCACTGGACGCTGTCCACCTCGACCACCACGGGCACTGACCTGGCCCCGGGCACCGAGCCCGAGGACGGCCACCACGACACCGGCGCTGGCCCCGACGAGTTCGACGCCGACGAGGCCCCGACCACCCCCACGGCTCCGGCCGTGACTAGGTCGGAGGCACCCGTGCCGATCTCGCCCCAGCGTCCCGCGGTCGCTCTGGTGGCCGCCCACCGGCTCGGCGGGGGCGAGGCCGGGGCGGTCAACCCGGTCAGCGGTACGAACCGGCTCGCCCCGGGCGAGCTGAAGCTGATGGTCCAGGCGATCCTCGACAGCGACCCGGCCCTGGAGTTCGGGGCGACCCAGATCAGCCACCTCCTCCAGGGGCGGTCGATCGGAGCCGTCCAGAACAACCTCGCCCGCCTGGTGGCCGAGGGGGCGGCCGCGTTGACCCGCGAGCGGCCCCGCCGCTACCGCACCACCAAGGCCACGGCCCCGAACGCCAACTAA
- a CDS encoding replication-relaxation family protein codes for MSRNAKDHVARTQVRPSSLARGRIMPRDLQVLGGVHDHKVMRTEHLHHLYFPGAGERSVRLRLRKLHGYGLLDRFRPLSLRGSNPYHWVLGSAGARLLAQKRGAEAVSYRFERAAGVADSPRLGHILGLVDCLVAFTLAARTTPGAELVQWLNEAECAQRWGRHARPDAYVRWEQEGEQAHVFVEYDTGSETLAMVRDKMTGYADLARATRFPSVVLFVVHSRSRESNLAGVLAPRSSSRAAAYLATYADLAGPGPAGAVWRSAHSQDRLTLTQVAERHPID; via the coding sequence GTGAGCAGGAACGCGAAGGACCACGTCGCGCGCACCCAGGTGCGCCCCTCCTCGCTGGCCCGGGGAAGGATCATGCCCCGAGACCTCCAGGTCCTGGGCGGGGTGCACGACCACAAGGTGATGAGGACCGAGCACCTGCATCACCTGTACTTCCCCGGCGCGGGAGAGCGGTCGGTGCGCCTGCGGTTGCGCAAGCTCCACGGCTACGGGCTCCTGGACCGCTTCCGGCCGCTCTCGCTGCGAGGAAGCAACCCCTACCACTGGGTGCTCGGCTCGGCCGGTGCACGGTTGCTCGCCCAAAAACGGGGCGCAGAGGCGGTCTCCTACCGGTTCGAGCGGGCGGCGGGGGTCGCGGACTCGCCCCGCCTGGGGCACATCCTCGGCCTGGTCGACTGCCTGGTCGCCTTCACCCTCGCGGCCCGCACCACACCGGGGGCGGAACTGGTGCAGTGGTTGAACGAGGCCGAGTGCGCCCAGCGGTGGGGACGCCACGCGCGCCCCGACGCCTACGTGCGCTGGGAGCAGGAGGGAGAGCAGGCGCATGTGTTCGTGGAGTACGACACCGGTTCGGAGACCTTGGCGATGGTGCGGGACAAGATGACCGGCTACGCCGACTTGGCGCGGGCGACACGGTTTCCCTCGGTCGTGTTGTTCGTCGTGCACTCGCGCAGCAGGGAGTCCAACCTGGCCGGGGTGCTCGCCCCGAGGAGCAGTAGCCGGGCGGCGGCCTACCTGGCCACCTACGCCGACCTCGCAGGACCGGGGCCGGCGGGGGCGGTATGGAGGTCCGCCCACAGCCAGGACCGGCTGACGCTCACGCAGGTTGCCGAACGCCACCCGATCGACTGA